A genome region from Leptodactylus fuscus isolate aLepFus1 chromosome 6, aLepFus1.hap2, whole genome shotgun sequence includes the following:
- the DRAXIN gene encoding draxin → MPSPFSGLLQLFLVLLLIMNFLMCANTFEPRAKRKRISENKYNEDVWHQEHPERPHRRSGVAKKDRTRGGVPSYIAGEDSGESGDARHLGTRRQEGFQSFEFPYNERENQPPGIHSKGRKHKEQRRGNHKIKHHRGRSFEAEPSGLLKEDLSLREPTQLIQAEMSPGVSPTGPPLTITKPMYINEQQPTAVVETQRRTKSHGKKGGDVMPTLDMTMFDWTDYEDMKPDTWPSPKKGKQREKLNTTSMSEEEPCDHHLDCLPGSCCDLREHLCKPHNRGLNNKCYDDCMCTEGLRCYAKFHRNQRVTKKKGRCVDPESINKDQGSFISV, encoded by the exons ATGCCGTCTCCCTTCAGCGGACTTCTCCAGCTATTTCTCGTGCTGCTTTTAATTATGAATTTCTTGATGTGCGCCAACACATTCGAGCCCAGAGCCAAACGTAAGAGAATCTCAGAAAACAAGTATAATGAAGACGTGTGGCATCAAGAACATCCTGAGAGACCACACAGGAGGTCTGGGGTGGCAAAGAAAGATAGGACTCGTGGTGGGGTGCCATCTTATATAGCTGGAGAGGATTCGGGGGAGTCAGGGGATGCCAGGCACCTGGGCACTAGGAGACAAGAAGGGTTTCAAAGTTTTGAATTTCCTTATAATGAGAGAGAAAATCAACCCCCAGGAATTCACTCCAAGGGAAGAAAGCACAAGGAGCAAAGAAGGGGCAATCACAAGATCAAGCACCATAGAG GCAGAAGCTTTGAAGCCGAACCCAGTGGTCTTTTAAAAGAAGATTTAAGCCTCCGAGAGCCCACCCAGCTCATTCAAGCTGAGATGTCACCTGGTGTTTCACCCACTGGACCACCATTAACCATCACCAAGCCAATGTATATTAATGAGCAGCAGCCTACAGCAGTTGTGGAGACGCAACGCCGCACCAAG TCCCATGGAAAAAAAGGAGGGGACGTGATGCCGACTTTAGACATGACCATGTTTGATTGGACAGATTATGAAGACATGAAACCTGACACATGGCCATCACCGAAGAAAG GTAAACAGCGGGAAAAACTTAATACAACCTCAATGAGTGAAGAGGAGCCATGCGACCATCACCTTGACTGTCTGCCAG GATCGTGCTGTGATTTACGGGAACATCTCTGCAAGCCCCACAACCGAGGGCTTAATAACAAGTGTTACGATGACTGCATGTGCACCGAAG GACTCCGCTGCTATGCTAAATTCCACCGCAATCAAAGAGTAACCAAGAAGAAGGGACGATGTGTGGATCCAGAGTCCATCAACAAAGATCAGGGATCCTTTATTTCTGTCtga